The stretch of DNA ACTGGACTTAAAATGCCTAAAAAGGAAGAACATTCCAAAAATACGGGGAAAATCATGCCCCAAACAGATAAAAACCCAAATTCATCAATAAAAAAACCCACAATAGTCAAAAAACCACGGGGAACAGAAAATATTAGAAATAGAATAATTCCTGAAGCAGGAAATAGCACTGCAGAAAATGAAAAACAGATGATTCCACGTAAAATCAATCCTAAACGAGTGCCTAAGAATTTAAAGGAACCCATCACAACTAAAGAAACATTGGATAAACCAAAAGTAGCTGAAGCTCAAAGCATCGCAAAAACAGCAGCACCAATTGAAAAAAATCAGGCAGTACCCAGTAAAACACCTGCAAAGTCTCCAAAAGCGGTAGAAAAGAAACCTAAACGAATTAAAAAGGTGAAACCTGTGAGGCCTACCTCTGATAACGAAGACGAATTTGTAAAAAACAGATTGAACAGGTTAAAGGAAAGTTATATCCAAAATACCAAAGACATAGAAAATCTCATCGAGGAACGTCTGGATTCTTTCAAAGGCACGTTAGACCAGATTAAATCAGAATCCAAAGATCCAAGCATAATATGGTCTTTTGATGCTGGTGAAGTACAGGAAACGATGAAAGACACCATTTTAAAAGCGAATAACCGCATATTGATGATGTATCCATGGATCCGTAATGTTGATGTAAGCGTTCTTAAAAGATTTATGGAAACAGAAAGTAAAATGATTATACAGGAAGCAAGCCTGGACGATGATGCATCAGTTGAGCTTATAAAGCTTTTAATGGAAAATAATGTAGAAATAAAGACTATGCCTCATGTTCATACAGTAGCAATCGTGTCAGATGAAGAAAATGGTTTAATAATCTCCACTGATCCTATATATGAAAGTTTCGAGGTAGGAGTAATCTATAAAGACCAAAAATCCATTGAAGAAATTGAAAGAATGTTTGAGGAAGCGTGGGGTCTCTCACAGAGTATAGAATTAGGAATAACTCAATAAAACTTAAGGAGATACATTAATGGAAATAAGATGGTTTGGACATTCTGCATTTGAAATAATATCAGAGGAAAATTTAAAGATATTAATCGATCCATTTATAAGCAATAACCCGACTTGTCCAGTTCCAGTTGAAGAAATAGAAGCAGATATAATATGTGTTACCCATGGGCACGGTGACCATTTCGGAGATACCATGGAAATA from Methanobacterium veterum encodes:
- a CDS encoding DUF308 domain-containing protein, which gives rise to MINLIITAFGIVLVIGGIYAMYNWGFATPPNILAFFIGLLLAVVGMVLVVLFAGRVETGNLTGLKMPKKEEHSKNTGKIMPQTDKNPNSSIKKPTIVKKPRGTENIRNRIIPEAGNSTAENEKQMIPRKINPKRVPKNLKEPITTKETLDKPKVAEAQSIAKTAAPIEKNQAVPSKTPAKSPKAVEKKPKRIKKVKPVRPTSDNEDEFVKNRLNRLKESYIQNTKDIENLIEERLDSFKGTLDQIKSESKDPSIIWSFDAGEVQETMKDTILKANNRILMMYPWIRNVDVSVLKRFMETESKMIIQEASLDDDASVELIKLLMENNVEIKTMPHVHTVAIVSDEENGLIISTDPIYESFEVGVIYKDQKSIEEIERMFEEAWGLSQSIELGITQ